From one Alosa alosa isolate M-15738 ecotype Scorff River chromosome 5, AALO_Geno_1.1, whole genome shotgun sequence genomic stretch:
- the hspb3 gene encoding heat shock protein beta-3 — MEGVTIKHWATCPVRYGSHFEGRDPDNLTEDHRLFALPGPAFKGIKPRSGAEASGGDGGSPHWLPVEPVFQVLLDVTQFKPEDIMIQVFEGWLLIKGQHGNRMDEHGFIARSFTRQYPLPEGLQAAKLRALLCYDGILVVETKEQEP; from the coding sequence ATGGAGGGAGTCACCATCAAGCACTGGGCGACCTGCCCTGTACGCTATGGATCTCATTTTGAAGGGAGAGACCCAGACAACCTCACAGAGGACCACAGACTGTTCGCCTTGCCGGGGCCCGCCTTCAAAGGTATCAAGCCGAGGTCCGGAGCAGAGGCATCGGGTGGCGACGGCGGCAGCCCCCACTGGCTGCCCGTGGAGCCTGTCTTTCAGGTGCTGCTGGACGTGACCCAATTCAAGCCAGAGGACATCATGATCCAGGTGTTTGAGGGCTGGCTGCTGATCAAGGGGCAGCATGGGAACAGGATGGACGAGCACGGCTTCATCGCCCGCAGCTTCACACGGCAGTACCCTCTGCCAGAGGGGCTTCAGGCGGCAAAGCTGAGGGCTCTTTTGTGTTACGATGGGATTCTTGTGGTGGAGACCAAAGAGCAAGAGCCGTGA